One part of the Bacteroidia bacterium genome encodes these proteins:
- a CDS encoding DUF983 domain-containing protein has protein sequence MGTMNKNCPACGQDFVIEPGFYFGATYVSYALNFAWIIPLFVLIYVVLDWPFETFVITMFILLPLLMPLILRASRSAFLAIYVKYDKELSQKLRAQS, from the coding sequence ATGGGTACCATGAACAAAAATTGCCCTGCTTGTGGGCAGGATTTTGTGATTGAACCGGGTTTTTATTTTGGAGCTACTTATGTGAGCTATGCCCTCAATTTCGCCTGGATAATTCCCCTTTTTGTTCTGATTTATGTAGTACTCGATTGGCCCTTTGAGACTTTCGTGATTACTATGTTTATCCTGCTTCCTTTGCTGATGCCCCTTATCTTGAGAGCTTCGCGTAGTGCTTTCCTGGCTATCTACGTCAAATATGATAAGGAGCTTTCACAAAAATTGCGGG